The Nitrospiria bacterium genome has a segment encoding these proteins:
- a CDS encoding MBL fold metallo-hydrolase, giving the protein MEKQIPNPFGKLQYGSLIKISDHCYMFRNVVNSGIIITEEGVAIVDTQINAPMARRVLKAIRTITPAPIRYVINTHYHWDHWAGNDVFKEAGAEIISSELTKYFMERRNTRQRAFLRSRGFSIPENDPALPDTTFNGELMLTLGSVPIQLLFLGSAETDDATAVYLPTEHCMVSGDTLMTGSFPILGQPVMGEGLSDDRSWIKALNKMKALSPEKIIPGHGPLGGIPEIDFFIDLQNYFINSVVPMVEQGISLEEMIQKVEAALPEKYGSLPQVWGTPRYAVLRIVRNMTGWQELKPSAIPQVDPDVLGIPLREINNQPESFIRAAEFFEKENKIDLAVGIINEGCERFPKEPSLWVTRGKVLIKGSRVAGSVLERADFFFEVCRSAEKALNLDPNYAPALILYGSYHAMGAFRNGDDPTEAMNLLEQVLKQPLEPADEAKAQFYLGICYRALEREEEAVPRFQRALELDPGYAPARMAMMGDGEMLRVPERITAKAPKPF; this is encoded by the coding sequence ATGGAAAAACAAATACCCAATCCTTTTGGAAAACTTCAATACGGTAGCCTAATAAAAATTTCCGATCACTGTTACATGTTCCGAAATGTGGTGAATTCCGGAATTATCATTACAGAGGAAGGGGTGGCCATCGTGGATACCCAAATCAATGCTCCCATGGCGAGACGGGTCCTGAAAGCCATTCGAACCATTACCCCCGCACCGATCCGTTATGTGATCAATACCCATTACCATTGGGACCATTGGGCCGGGAATGATGTTTTCAAGGAGGCCGGTGCGGAAATAATTTCAAGCGAGCTCACAAAGTATTTCATGGAACGAAGAAACACACGCCAACGTGCCTTTCTTCGGTCGAGAGGTTTTTCCATCCCTGAAAATGACCCTGCTTTGCCGGACACCACATTCAATGGAGAATTGATGTTAACCCTGGGGTCTGTGCCCATTCAACTTCTCTTTTTGGGAAGTGCTGAAACGGATGATGCCACAGCGGTTTATTTGCCAACCGAGCATTGTATGGTCAGTGGGGATACCCTTATGACCGGAAGTTTTCCGATTTTGGGACAACCAGTTATGGGAGAGGGGTTATCCGATGACCGGTCCTGGATTAAGGCTTTAAATAAAATGAAAGCCCTTTCACCAGAAAAAATTATTCCTGGTCACGGGCCCTTGGGGGGAATTCCGGAAATCGATTTTTTTATTGACCTTCAGAACTATTTTATTAATTCAGTGGTTCCCATGGTGGAGCAAGGAATATCGTTGGAAGAGATGATCCAGAAGGTGGAAGCAGCTCTTCCGGAAAAATATGGTTCCTTGCCTCAGGTCTGGGGAACTCCTCGTTATGCGGTTTTACGCATTGTTCGAAACATGACCGGCTGGCAGGAATTAAAACCCTCTGCCATCCCACAGGTGGACCCGGATGTGTTGGGAATTCCGCTCAGGGAGATCAACAACCAGCCTGAATCTTTTATACGTGCGGCTGAGTTCTTTGAAAAAGAAAATAAAATTGATTTGGCCGTGGGAATCATTAATGAGGGCTGTGAACGCTTCCCTAAAGAACCATCTCTCTGGGTTACCCGGGGAAAGGTGCTCATTAAAGGGTCCCGAGTCGCCGGGTCGGTTTTAGAGCGGGCGGATTTCTTTTTTGAAGTATGCCGTTCCGCAGAAAAAGCGTTAAATTTAGATCCTAACTATGCCCCTGCTTTAATTTTATATGGCTCTTACCATGCCATGGGAGCTTTTCGAAATGGTGACGACCCAACGGAAGCGATGAATCTTCTGGAACAAGTCTTAAAACAACCTTTGGAACCCGCGGATGAAGCCAAGGCTCAATTTTACCTAGGAATTTGCTACCGGGCATTGGAGCGGGAAGAAGAAGCCGTTCCCCGTTTTCAACGGGCATTGGAACTTGATCCTGGTTATGCACCCGCTCGGATGGCTATGATGGGAGACGGAGAGATGCTTCGGGTTCCGGAGAGAATTACCGCAAAAGCCCCCAAACCTTTTTAA
- a CDS encoding methyltransferase produces the protein MIRSYEDLIQIADAYANSRTLVTGVELNVFTHIGKRSVTGKEISRKTRTSSEGMEFLLNALAGMGLLTKNGNRFRNTPISKRYLDATSPKSITNFLWLAGQHWEDWMNLTLAIQKGRPTDNIDTQDDPEFRTRFAKALHERSFYVTPQLVRHIHLGKAKTLMDLGGGAGSYAFAFARKNPGLHATIFDRPAAVKVALMEAKKEGLSKKISVIGGDLFRDSYGGPYDVIFFSNVIHIYGLSQNQIILKKVKKALSPGGRFIIVEYFLDKNQTRPPDVSSFALMMFLFTETGRCYTWDEVTQWLKAGGFSQFKRKRVNEKIGILDAMLKR, from the coding sequence ATGATTCGTTCCTATGAAGACTTGATTCAAATTGCAGATGCTTATGCCAATTCCCGCACACTGGTCACCGGTGTGGAATTGAATGTCTTCACCCACATTGGAAAAAGATCGGTAACAGGCAAGGAAATTTCCCGAAAAACCCGTACCTCTTCAGAAGGAATGGAATTCCTTCTCAATGCACTTGCTGGAATGGGACTATTAACAAAAAACGGAAACCGGTTTCGAAATACCCCCATTAGCAAAAGATATCTTGATGCCACCAGCCCTAAATCCATTACCAACTTTCTTTGGTTGGCCGGCCAACATTGGGAAGATTGGATGAACCTTACCCTGGCCATTCAAAAAGGTCGTCCCACGGATAACATCGACACGCAAGATGATCCTGAATTTCGAACGCGTTTTGCCAAGGCCCTGCACGAGCGAAGTTTCTATGTCACCCCCCAACTGGTTCGCCATATTCACCTGGGAAAGGCAAAGACCCTTATGGATCTTGGCGGGGGAGCGGGTTCTTACGCTTTTGCTTTCGCCAGAAAAAACCCCGGGTTGCATGCCACCATTTTCGACAGGCCAGCCGCGGTCAAAGTGGCTCTCATGGAAGCTAAAAAAGAGGGCCTTTCAAAAAAGATCAGTGTGATTGGAGGAGATCTTTTTAGGGATTCATATGGTGGCCCCTACGATGTAATTTTTTTCTCTAATGTAATTCACATTTACGGCCTTTCCCAAAACCAAATCATCCTGAAAAAGGTAAAAAAAGCCCTTTCACCTGGGGGGAGATTCATCATCGTAGAATATTTTCTCGATAAAAATCAAACCCGCCCTCCCGATGTCTCCTCTTTCGCCTTGATGATGTTTCTTTTTACTGAAACCGGGCGGTGTTACACCTGGGATGAAGTGACCCAATGGCTTAAAGCGGGTGGTTTTTCTCAGTTTAAACGGAAACGGGTAAATGAAAAGATTGGGATTTTAGACGCCATGCTAAAAAGGTGA